Proteins co-encoded in one Papaver somniferum cultivar HN1 chromosome 5, ASM357369v1, whole genome shotgun sequence genomic window:
- the LOC113280032 gene encoding uncharacterized protein LOC113280032, whose product MSKPRTKYAINRNNSSDDDPELVEVIRNRTREVQEQSEAFRIAQEEEMGQIRGTGSKSKGININDPPPRAEEQTHEEPDSDTPTEQEGGEEERIEEQSGGKEEEGDEESDKEIREVVQEQEGDPKGKGQKKEVPKKKKGDHMPDDLKMLARGPDDPPLGIPTDGGNLLWGYKGSWAGVVYNTTDHKHVVRLMNPGTSVSKMRQRPLIDDELIRGEVPEVVDLVNSTGLLSVVNNLVHLTYDRPLCSAFAERYYGETDTLHLPFGEMTITPNGAKFITGLSIEGKAVKKKDYAQELDWDKIYAWTKEVFQWDEEKTKNEMLVGKAKRRIFHLSRLRSNFIGTKKLSHEGKAVRPQRIIATDNAYVLYILRAVIFPDVSGARVNANFIQLLQPFDKIQDYSWGTAILAHSLMQEKERRLGSQSKVNIMGLCFTQEDM is encoded by the exons ATGTCGAAACCAAGAACTAAGTATGCTATTAACAGGAATAATTCTAGTGACGATGATCCCGAGCTTGTTGAAGTGATTCGAAATAGAACGAGGGAAGTGCAAGAACAATCTGAAGCCTTTCGTATCGCACAGGAGGAAGAAATGGGTCAAAtaag GGGCACAGGGAGTAAATCCAAAGGGATCaacatcaatgacccaccacctcgAGCGGAGGAACAAACACATGAAGAACCTGATTCTGATACACCTACTGAACAAGAAGGTGGTGAGGAGGAGAGGATTGAAGAACaaagtggtggcaaggaag aagaaggtgacgaGGAAAGTGATAAAGAGATAAGAGAAGTCGTTCAAGAACAAGAAGGAGACCCTAAAGGAAAAGGTCAGAAGAAAGAagttccaaagaagaagaaaggtgaccACATGCCCGACGATCTGAAGATGCTTGCTCGCGGCCCTGATGATCCACCTTTAGGGATACCAACTGATGGAGGAAATTTGTTATGGGGTTACAAAGGAAGTTGGGCCGGCGTCGTCTACAATACCACA gatcacaagcatgtcgTTCGTCTTATGAATCCTGGAACGTCAGTGAGTAAGATGAGGCAACGACCACTTATAGATGATGAATTAATCAGGGGAGAAGTTCCGGAAGTGGTCGATCTAGTCAATTCTACGGGGTTGCTTTCTGTGGTCAATAATTTGGTCCACCTTACTTACGATAGacctctttgttccgcctttGCCGAGAGATACTACGGGGAAACGGATACTTTACATCTTCCATTTGGAgaaatgacgataactccaaatgGTGCGAAGTTCATTACTGGGctaagcatagaaggtaaagCCGTGAAGAAAAAAGATTATGCGCAAGAGCTTGATTGGGACAAGATTTATGCGTGGACCAAGgaagtgttccaatgggatgaggagaaGACCAAGAATGAGATGCTAGTAGGCAAGGCAAAGCGgaggatattccatctctcgaGGCTGAGGAGCAACTTTATCGGAACAAAGAAGCTTAGTCATGAGGGAAAAGCGGTGAGGCCGCAACGTATCATCGCCACGGACAATGCGTATGTACTCTATATCCTTAGAGCTGTTATCTTCCCTGACGTTTCCGGTGCCCGTGTTAACGCCAACTTTATCCAGCTGTTGCAACCATTTGACAAGATACAAGACTACTCTTGGGGCactgccatccttgcacactctTTGATGCAG gaaaaggaaagaaggttGGGTTCCCAGAGCAAGGTGAATATCAtgggcctttgtttcacccaagaggatatgtaa